tcatttaaatatattatggaaatgaaaggatatatatagtatatgtTGAAAATAAAGGAATACAATAAATGTTAGAGCAGAAAAgttgtataaaatattattatttttttatattattaccattagCATATTAttgcaataatattttttaaaatataatatttataaaatttgaattattaatgaaaaaaaaggatataaatTAGATATCGCATCTTAGTCGTATAGAATAATGgttaatatataatctatattttgtattatttgaatatttataaatattaagatattcatttatcctttatattatgaaatacaataaaaataaaattatttaatttctgtattatattaaaaagttaaattgtatattttgagtatttatgaataaatacaaattttgttaaaattaacttttatacataacattaaaataaaaattatataatatatttttaatgtttctattctttatatctattgaataaaacattttaattatatatatgttatattatgtttttataactaaataaaaaattaatacaaaaaatatattattatttataattaaaaaaatattatcatattgTTGTATCCTATCTTATAGAACATagtacaattttaaaattatatatcatggaacataaaattaagtCCATCTGTTTTATGAAAATTGGGTTGCTTATCCTTTTAACTTggatatatcatttttacaatgaagaggtatgatattattatttaaaacatttgtgttttttatttaacaggtttttattttcatcaacTCGAATTTCGAGAATGTGGTTATTTAAtcgttaaaataataaatatttcctattttattagagcacatttcatatattgtatggacagaaaaaatatgatataaaattatatttaagtaattttaGAATATTAAGAGGAtgtgatgaaaaaaataattcaaatattgTAGAGCCAGAACAACAGATACATAAAGATGAAGAAAATGATGGAAAAGCTATGTCTAACAACAGaaggaaaaacaaacaaacaaacatacaatcaaaaagaaattcattatatgaagaattcaataaaaaatataaaatgcaaaaaaagttaatatatggaaagaaaaaattatctcgttttgaaagaaaatttttcaagCAACTTGATTACTtagattttattataaaaaaaaaaccgtTATTAAGAAATAAGGCATACCGAAAATTAGTATGTAAAACGTTTGGACACAAAATGTTTTTACTTACTTTAGTACTCTCGTTGGTATTATTAGCATCATTAGGAGGTACAATTGGTGGTTTTTGTGGTCAAACTGTGGATATTAAAATTGATACACCAGGTTCAggtgttttaaaaaaattagaaactCATTATGTTATACCATTTCTTGTATTTTTGGGAATATTAATTGTCAtattgataatatatttagcttttacttatatgaagtttagaaaacataaaagaattttGAAAACTAAATGTTAgaatggataaaaaaaatgttattatttatgtagaGTACCTAGTAAtctgaataaaaatatgtattataattaGTTATATGTTCAATAAAGATATGCATAATTGCCTAAAttacatgtatgtacatatgctaACTAGAACTTTTGATACTCAAAAGTAAATAGATGCTTTATTagtatatttgttattttgaatatatcaGTGTTTCacaatatgtttttaaagtATTTCTTCTGTTATATTAAGTATTACAGCgtgatatttatatttatggaTTAAAATAGATACTGATAAATGGTATATGGATGtgagataaaattaatttattatggAATAATCATGCAATTTTATTGATGTATGATAATTTGTGCTTGAAATAAAACTTGTTcgtttcaattttttatgttgctctagtacaaatttattaattttttaaataacattaataagATCATTGTTAGTTTTGAAATAAGGATGAATGTATATAGttctttatttaatagaATGAAGTGAAGATATATTGTTgcattaatatgtatatatatatttatttcttacttataaataagcataaaatttattctataaaatactttttataacaaacacaaaattataatatttattgtaaatatattttttataaatgaatagttctatatgttttaaaagataaaatatgcatatatcaTAAAACAAGATCTTTATTAAATTCTGGTTTTATGTAACTTTAATAATTACAGAATTCTAAATCTTCACAATTAGATGAAGagttaaaaacattttttaacttattgTTGTGTCCATGTgtgtatttatttcatttttgcaaaattatttaaatatgtattataaaaaatatttaaaaataaacatactataaattgtttttataacttatgataataaagaacggaaataaaaaattaatttttattaattattgttgcatatgttaaaattcttttttttttttttcttctttttatattactaaaagaatatatatatatatatatatatatatgtatatttaaataaaaaacaattatttccttaaaaataaagaagctTAACTAGTTATTTtagtataaattatgtataattaaaaatttttaaattgaaaaattatattataaaaataaaggaacaGTGACTATTTAtctttgaaatatatttttttttaagtttctacatcatacatattttatttttaaattataatgtggacaataaaattttaaatacgTTTATGTATTAACTAATGAAAGTggtataaattttatatactaaAATTTGTAAGGAATGCagttttctttatttattattactattattaaaattattaatatgttttatgcATAAACATTTTTCCAAAATACTATGCTTATAAAATTAGTataattaatagaaaaaaattattaaaatagataATAATTCACTTTTTCTATAGAAGAAggcattatttatattctctatattctatattgtgcaaatattaaatatatttaaatattaagaaatcatataatttttttttactttaaaaatatataataaaaaaattattttattactttgatatattaaatagtaatttatacatttctaatatgtacaaatgaatacaaattatattatgctaattaatattaaatttataaaaataacattaaaataataattatataatgttgTTTTAAAGCTACTTTTCTTTGTTTATAtagcaaaaaatattatagttatataaacTTTACTatgtatttacaaaaaaatagaaaagaaattaaatgaataattatcgtacatttaacataaaaaaaatactacattattgttaatttgtCTTTACTGAActtattacaaaattaaatttctataagatgaaacaaaaaattatgtttctcatattttttaatatttctgggtttattttttttttatcttgtaTAGTCATTTTAACAATGAAGCTGTATGATAAtgttatatagatatatcttcacttttcataatttttacgtgttatttttattattactgctcTTCAGGATTactttatatcatatattaaataatatatatttaagttcttttttttagaatacgTTTATCAAATATTTAGATGAGaactataataatagtagaaaaatagataaaaaaaattatagattactggcaaaatataaacagtATAAGAATCAAAACGATGCAggtttaaatgaaaatatacaaaataaatgggAGCACcaagcaaaaaatatatataataataaaaaatggggAAAGGGAAAGAACAAACAGTCTAATAgaagtttattaaataaggtACAATACTACACAGAATATATAGATTACAATAATGTAatgtttgatggaaaacattttattttgaaaaaaatagataaaaaaaaagattatgatGATTAtgtcgaaaaaaaaaagaatatgtgATATAtctttagaaaaattaaaatttagaaattatGGTTATGTCGTtgctatatttattattatttccttcTTTGGAATAGGAATACCAGTATTATCAGGGATGAACTCTTTAGATACAGTATTGGAATCTATTACTGAGTTTGggttatttaaatattttaaaaatgttataagtGGATTGTCAGACTCATACAAATACTGTCTTTTAGGAATAACATTAAGCACAATTATCATTACTTTATCGATTATAGTTGTAAAGGCAATTTGTAAGatcttaataaataatgaaaaatatataaaatttaggTTAATGAATGactaatatgaataattaaagGCATATATACTTCTGCAAGGAATTCtttaatatgaattattagctataatatttttaatgataaacttaataagaatatatattatgtgtaaaatattataaatatacatatatataattattatattccagagaacaataaaatattatattcttttttttttttttgtgtattgAAAATTCTAATGTTTCTAAATTTGTATTTCAAGTTATATTCTTAATTAACTAAAtgtcataaaataaatatatgtttgtatatttatatatatatctatgaaatatacatatttatgttttaaaataattatacaatAACATAGTtcacattattatataaaaacattataacttatatttgtaataaaacgatatatattatatatcataacATATTGTAACCTAAAATTATaacatgtttattttattaggtAATAGTATtagtttttaattaaaaaaatatttgtccTTTATTGTATTGAATGAAACAACGTGCATATACTTCGTTTCATTGGtaattatacatgtattttttttaatttaggaaaaaataatatctattttgcaagatatattttatgtaaaatgtgtcataaaacataaatattgtaaaagtaatttatatatacattcatcttttttttcataatatatatatgaaattataaatatacaatgaATTAGTATACttttcaattatatattaattatagtTGAATACTAACTTGGATGTTCTAAATCATCACAAATATGTGATGTTATTAAacgaatttttatataatatttgcaCTTAATTGTAGTGGTTCCTCAATATTTCacaaattatttgaatatttattctacttaaacaatatatatgaataatctatgtattatatttttttccatattattaaatgattaaaataatggaagaatattaagaaaatattaataattatttcttgaattttttttctaaatattgtttatttGGGATTAAGTAATGGAAAGTTTATATATCACATTTAAATGTGGTATAGGCTATTAATTTCGTATTTCACtaataattacattatatataatgaataatttaattaatggACTTTGACACAATTATCCATTtgacaataaaaaaagacttattttattaataatatatatcacttattttatttttctatgtaatattaaaaaatatattttttaataagtatttgaattatataactttatgatattattataatgcaGTTTGGGAACTTATTATAATAACTAccaaacaaaaatatttactaaaaaGAATTACGAGAATTATTTAAGTGTTATTGTgaattcaattatttttaatatgttttaattttttattaatttttatatactaaatttttttagttcctaataatatatattcaataaatttGCTAATTAATAACTATCTTGAAATAATTTCCTTTTGTTACTTTTAAtttcgtttattttatagtatattatTTGCTAATTcggttataataatatgtaaatatattaaaaaatataactattatttggataaatatttaatgaaatatttatggATGTTTATGATCGGCTAAATATTTCTTGTAATGtattgaaaagaaaaatatgttatattacgTATATTATAGAGAATGAAAAGTTAATACATCCTATACACTGGtgataaattttatgttttacatatatatattatatatctaatcaaattattttatactcagacagttattaattatataatggaagttttattattattcttaaattatgtaaatttatatattaaacatatattgaGGAAGTCAAAATTGTTAAACATCTAGCAAAATAAGATAGAAAACATATATTCTTATGTGGgaatagaataatatataaatataatatatatactaaaagCTTTTATATCCTTAAATTGTAATGTTAGTTTTTCCTTTATCTATTCAACTGACTAACagaatatgataataattttatgtacacttttacttaattatcaaggaaaaaaaattaacagtaAATATTGTATTTGATTGTTCTCAAcatatcaaatatatatacaaaagaaGTTTATACAAACcaataatgtatattaaagTGGGAAAGGAACTCAATGATGTGGTAAATGAGCtcctttaatatattacacgctttttagtaatataatttttaaatgaagcCCGTTTTCACATTAAAgtaataaattctttttattatttactatttatttacttttctaataaaaaggataattCATTAAACCGCTTCTACtgtatatgcatttatgcCTTTATACCTATGTTATGTAACATATGAGCTATTAGGGAGGTTATGAAACAGAGTACAcgtaatatataacaatataaggACAAGATATTAATTACTATTACATCTACTCTAAATTAAGAAAAGTAGTTTTATATGataagaattttatatacCTTTAATAATCCATAAAAATGCagtatacattaaaattttgttaacatataatttctttgtcgtttaaaatattacattacttataaaaagaatatatatatgttttgtattttttcaaGTTATGTTTGAATGACATTCCATATAATTTCATACAAATAATACTTTAGTTCattatctataaaaaaagctattattttaattgttttgtaaaagtatattatagCAATTTCCATGTCAATTATATctcagtatatatatataagctaaatataaaaataatgtaaaaatatttaaaatatattgttttttcatttaatatgttatttttcaaaaaaaacgataaacaataaaagtatatatttttaagagtATCTCAAGTTtcgaaaatatattaaatttgaGAATTTTTTGAGACGTATTATTATCTTATTGTTATAATGAATTATTCTTCAATGTACAAAATacatgttattattactaattatatacatagttttaaaaataaatcatcaatatttctaaaattattcaaaaaaacaaaatattcttataatttttatgaagaaCTTCCagttaataagaaaattttttaattaaatattatttaattaatttggTGAACAtcacatattatataatataacatatttaatgtaattaacaaaaataaatgagtattataaaaataaaaatatatatataaattactatataatgaatatgatTGTAAATTACTAAAAGGcataatttatgaaatacAAAGCATGAATATTCCtgtaagataaaataaataatcttacaaaataagaaataaaaattaaaaaataatttaagaaaaatatataactctcaaaatgattaaaaaaaattattaaagttatattttgtttattgtAATATCATTAGTTCTTTAAGATTTCATAAGTGACAAAACAGGACCACtaaattaacataattattaaggtctatatttgaataaaacgtttaatataaaaaataaataacacaaTTAAAAATTGAGGTGTAAAATCctttaagaataatatataatataattttttttttttcatgaaaaaattaattattaaatattcgtatatttctttcattgcagctttattaagaaaatgtaaatttataagtatctaaaatttttttgaaacaaattataaaaatatgaacaaaataaaactttatatttatatagtaaaataaaaattcatattcaTAAGTAcaataagaagaaaaaatataatattaaaacaatatatttcttttctgttataaataataaagaataaagtGTAAAATGCccgaaatatatatatatatatatatatatatatatgagttttaataaatttctaatccgtaatattttatttgtagcATGATAATAGTGTTATGAATAAAgtacaatattttatagtacaatatttaaaaaacctTACTGTAgtaattacatatatcaagaaacataaaaaaatattcgttaatattttcttaaattattgatataatactttatgctttatttcatttacaattagaaaagaaaacacataatagaaatattaaagtatatctataaattttgaaacaaaaaaaatattaactttCAACATTATTTTAGTTCCtatgaataattaaatatatattgtaattatattttccaaaattagtatatatatatatgtatatattcattaattgCATTCCAGTTAAATTAGAAGTAACATATTTATCacattagaaaaataaaaatatttttatcttatttctaaggaaattaatattttaatatttttgttaaatgtttgtttaaaaaataatttatgagacggttttatatatatataaatacattgaTGACTAAAAAACTTTTCTCTGTGTGAGCTGTGATATGGTATAAAAAGTAATCATTTCAGATATGACATAAAGTGGCATTAACGtagaacattttttattaatattatacagGTTATCTAATAATTCATggatttattataaaaataaatatatgaaattatttttattgtgttaaaaaaaattttttttattgtaacattttcacatatttgtaatattcttttatttacttattattgttttttcaaaatataccTGCTTTATAACAGTAATGAAGGTATttgctatatatttttcacaaTACGATAAAACATacagtattaataaaaatatatttgacattaaagtaataataactataaaataaagaatattttgtaattttatgaaGTAaccatattaaaatatataaataattaaaactgAAAAAGTTCTTAATATGAATGTATCACTTggtattacaatttttaacaataaataataaaaattctattttttattaaagaaaatgtgataataagaaattattatatatatatattatatatttttaccatactaaatttctttctttttactATTTACTATTATTGAGCATCAGTGTTAAATTTATCtatgttataattaaaaatatttatgtaataaataaaatatacttataatttattcaaaatatgaaaattattgttatttttagccaagaaatatgtaaatagttgtaaatactaataaaaaaaagtatacataatgcagaattttcaaatatattttattattttatcatacaaacttatatatatatggtctTAATTGTTTAATCtagtaaatatatgatatatcttaaaggaaataataaaaatggaaaaagaatttcatgtataatttcatttttaatataaataataatttttgttagtTAGTATACATATCATTTTGCATAAAGAACATGAGaatattaattctttataataattcctaagtattatataattaattgtatatattcaatttACAGAATGACATTTTAAAACAGTTACCTTCGTATgcgttatataataaatttaattctgAGATTAAGGaggtaaaatataacaacGCTTGTAAAATACTTGATTCAGTAACAAGTGAATACAAGGATAATTGTATTAATCTTTGTAAAAAAGTTGCAAGAAATTTAGAGAATTTACCTAAAAAGGATAAGTCATGGAGTTATGAAAACCGTTGTTCACATTATAAATACTGGttatatgaagaaataagaaaattttttaaagatgaTGCGAAACCAAATGATGTGGAAGTAGTTATTAAAGAATTTCTTAGAGTTCAACCCCTTCTTACCACAgattatgaaatattaaattgtgattataaattttcacaaaaaaacTTACAGGAATTGGAAACTAAAATCGAGGAGAAATATATGTTTGATTACTTTacaaattatgaacatattAAAGCTAAAGAAACTTGTGTTAATGtggaaattgaaaaatataaaaaatatcttaattttattcttcaaTTATAcaatagaaaaaaaggggTATGTTGTGTGGGAAAAATATCGAAATGTCCAAACTACTTGTTAAATTGTGATAATGAATTTAATCCAAGTAAACTCTTATCTAAATTAGGATCCTCATATGACGGAAATTGTAATGGACTAAAAAGTTTTACAGAAAATAAAACCTCTGAAAAAGAATTAGAATCAAGCGATTTCGAACCAGATTTTTTGGAGACATTTCATTTCACtaattgtaatattaataatattagccCCAATTTACAATGTGCTTTTATACAAGCATCTGGCATGACGCGCAGAAATCAGAGTT
This region of Plasmodium malariae genome assembly, contig: PmUG01_00_37, whole genome shotgun sequence genomic DNA includes:
- the PmUG01_00062200 gene encoding Plasmodium exported protein, unknown function; this translates as MEHKIKSICFMKIGLLILLTWIYHFYNEESTFHILYGQKKYDIKLYLSNFRILRGCDEKNNSNIVEPEQQIHKDEENDGKAMSNNRRKNKQTNIQSKRNSLYEEFNKKYKMQKKLIYGKKKLSRFERKFFKQLDYLDFIIKKKPLLRNKAYRKLVCKTFGHKMFLLTLVLSLVLLASLGGTIGGFCGQTVDIKIDTPGSGVLKKLETHYVIPFLVFLGILIVILIIYLAFTYMKFRKHKRILKTKC
- the PmUG01_00062400 gene encoding PIR protein, with translation MKVFAIYFSQYDKTYSINKNIFDIKNDILKQLPSYALYNKFNSEIKEVKYNNACKILDSVTSEYKDNCINLCKKVARNLENLPKKDKSWSYENRCSHYKYWLYEEIRKFFKDDAKPNDVEVVIKEFLRVQPLLTTDYEILNCDYKFSQKNLQELETKIEEKYMFDYFTNYEHIKAKETCVNVEIEKYKKYLNFILQLYNRKKGVCCVGKISKCPNYLLNCDNEFNPSKLLSKLGSSYDGNCNGLKSFTENKTSEKELESSDFEPDFLETFHFTNCNINNISPNLQCAFIQASGMTRRNQSSVGSSEQGNDDKLSLENKEFESRIKSEALVQHEEIRKRVGFEDQDKKNLLPLRKKGTDVDLRWKLGKDGTLHCPAEKSGEDTSGLCKYIEQLVGKGILVKIKNTGGYRLAEGKSWPTSELKIYVKKESQRQSMEMNTQKYIISELENVLKANQEGSSVTKKYNGKAFLGKEEETNILQNTFFRVVTVTVLFTPFGTYLGKTRKRKKRYRTNFSELSTQRLPRRFIKRTYRNSERRRFSVVNVEPRNSFH